The DNA region CCTGGAAGGCAGCTTCTTCATCGATGCTGTAGTCCTGGAAACAGCAAATGGAGATGGGCAAGGTCACAAGAGCCCAGCTGACCCCTGCAGAGCTGGGCTACCTCCTTGTCCCAGCTGCCCCACACAGACTCGCTCCATTGCTTCGGGTCTCCCTGAACACGGCTCACACCACAGGACACCTGTCTGCCTTCCCTAGTTCTGCACTTAAGCTGATCCTGAGGGCGGCCTGGCCTCTGCAGAGTCCGGCAGTCTGCAGACACTGCATGCCCTGACCGTGCTCCAGGGTGGATGCCTGCATGGGAGTGCTCTTCTTGCCTCCGATTGTAAGAGCTGGGGTTTTGAGATGACAGGCAAGCCAGAAGGCTCCGAGACCTCCAGCAGTGGGCCGGAGTAGGCAGGAGTCTTGGGTGGCTGGAGGCCGGCAGGGTGGGAGGTGGAGTAAACAGAGAGGAGGGGCTGCCCGAGGAGAGAAGAGGCTGTGAGGGGTCCACAGGCCTGGGGGGGGCTCCCTTCCAGACCCACTGCAGAGGAAGACAGAGCAGAGCACTGGAGAGGAGTCCTCTAGCTCCCCTCCAGAAACGCCTGGGAAGCCTGGCCCACCTAGGGTGCTCTGTCCCCCAGGTGCCGCCTCAGGGACACTAGAGCACCTGTGGCTGCTCTGGTGCCTGGTGTCCTCTAGTGGCCCCTGTGCTTGTCCTGCTCCAATGGGGCCCCTCAGGTTTTGTTCTGGCCTTCTTGGGACACTTGGGCCCTAAAGCTGGCTGGGtcgagcaggaggagggaggggtgtGGGCAGGGCACCCACCACGAAGGTGTCATAGGAAAACTTGTGCCGGTGCAGCAGGTGCTGGAGGAAGTTGGCGCTCTTGTAGCTGGGGTCGCCCCAGGGCATGGCGGAGCAGATGGGGCACACCTGGAACAAAGGGGCCAGTGTGTGGCCAGGGCTTCCCACAGGGAACTCGACCTCCACTGCCCAGGGACACATGGGGGCTCATGAGGGTTCACTGTGGCACTCACTGCACCCCAAGACTGACATGCCACCATCCCTGGGATCCTGGGAGGCCCTGGGCAGCTGGGCACCACAGGCTTGGAGGGAGCAGGCCACCCAGGCAGTCCCCGCCCACGGCCTCCCAGCGGGCGCTCACCACGCGGTGGGGGTCACTGCGGTGGCTCTCGACACAGTGCTTCACCAACTCCTGCTGGTCCAGGTTGCGGGCGCCGCAGTAGGGGCAGGTGAAGGTAGACCTGTTTGGGATGTTGCTGGTGGAGCAGGAGGACAGTGAGCAACTGTGGGGTCAGGGAGCAAAGGGCACTGCCACCCTGCTTCTCTCACACACAGAGTGGCCAGCCTGCCCTCTGCTCTGTGGGCTCCCGACAGGAGTCAACTGCTGCATGGCTGCCGGAGCATCGTGGTTggcaggcaggaggcagagctggagCCCTGAAGACCACCAGCCCACACCTGCCCACACATCTGCAGTCTCGGGTCTGACTGCTGAGAACCGCACAGGGAaccacctccctctcccccaccccggCCCAGTGGGGGTAGGGGGCTGTGGCCAATGGGGAGACCCTGTGCTGCCCACCCTGGGAGGTGCCATCTCTTAGTCCATCCCCCCGCCTGCTGTGGGTCCCCATCTTGGCTCCCACACCTGAGCTGTCCCCATCTATGAGTGGCATGGCTTCCCTAGAGTCACTTGCCCCCTGAGCACCCCCAACCTGCTCAGAGATGGAAAGGAGGGGAGGCTTCCCACCTGGGGATGGGCTGGGACGTGGGTACCACAGGGACGAACTTGGGGCAGTTGGCCATCTGCTCCTGGACCTTCAGGCAGGAGGAAACGTGCACTCTCATCTTCGCCAGGGTGACCTAGGAGACAGGCAGGGAGGTGAGGCTGGCTCAGTCTGCAGCCGTGGCCACGCCTTCTGCTCCTAGAGACCTGGAGGCCCTAGCAGCTGCATTCCAGCAAGGGGAAGGGGCATACCTGCTGAGGGAACCAACTGGAGACACCCCAACAGGTCACCTCTGCTGGAGGGAGCGCCCCAGCAGGACACCCCTTCCAGCCGGCCAATCCCAGTCGCCTTGCCCTAGCACCTCAGTCTCCCCTGGCAATTGGACAAGGTGGCAGGCTCTGCAGCCTGAAGCCCCCCCTCCCGCCCTGCCCCAGGAGGTCAAGCGCTCTGCCCCCAGAGGTCAAGCGTGTACCTTTTTGTGGCAGCCCCGGCAGGGTGCCTTGTAGGAGGACAGCTGCTTCTCCACATGGGCAGCCTTGTCCACTTTCTTTGGGTCAAAGGGCAGGCGGCAGAGCGGGCACAGGGGGGATGGCACCTGCAGGCACGGCTGGAGACACTCCCCACAGAACCTGCAGGGGACATGGGCCTGAGGGCTGGTGGCCAGCAAGGGCCTCATGCACTAGCACACAGGACTAGCTGTTCAAACATTCCTGGAGATGACTATGCCCGTGCCCAAGGCCCACCAGAAGGATGGGCACCATCTGGCTAAAAGATGAGCAGGGTCCCCTCCCAGCAATGGGGCTGCTGTGTTCTAAGGCTGGGCAGAGTCACGGCTTCAGCCTCCAGCACACGTGGCCCTACAGGAGGGGGAGGTTCTGTCCCATGGGCTCCTAGTCACGGTGACAACAGAACCTCAGAGGGCAGGGGACAGCCTAGGGGCACAGAGAGTAAAATCACTAACAATTGTGGGAAGGGCCCTGGACTCACTGGACAGCACAGAGCTGAAGCTGGCCAGTTTGTCACCTGGGGACAGCTTCCTCGGCAGGAGGGGCTCAGTGACAGGAAGGGCGGTACTTGGGCTGGCTCAGGTACTGGACACACACTCAAGGCAGAGGTCCCCTGTGGCCCCTGAGCTCTAGCCAACATCACCTGGAGAGACTGTCCAGAGCCCTGCTTGCTGGCAGcaggggcctggcctggcctgcccaCACTCCAGCCTGCGTTCACAACACTTCCACCTGCCGCCTGCCAGGAGGGGGCGCCAGCTGCACAGGATGACCTCAGCACAGCTTCACCAGCAGCACTGTGGGGAGAGCCCGCTCAACAAAGCACCTGAACACAAGGACACAGAGTGCGACTCCAGCCCTGAGGACGGAGCTCAGTTGGAGGAGGCAGAGCTGGCCCAGCCCCAACAGAAAGATGGAGACTTTGCAGACTGCAGGAAGTTCCCTGCACGCTGAGCAGGCTGGCCATGGGGTAAGGACGGGGAAGCCAGGCTGGACAGAGGGGATGTGGGAACGGTCCTGAATTTAGAGATGACTCAGTTAAGGTTAAGGTCAGAGTTCCTCACATGATCTCATCCCCTCTCAAGAGAAGGTCCTTCTTGTGGTGCCCAGAGCTTGAGACACCTTCGTCCCTCTTCCTGCCTTCTGCCACCTGGCTAGTCAGATTATCCTGCACCTGAAAGGGGCAAGACTCACCCTAAGACCTAAGGACTTCCAGGACACAAAAGTTCCTATGAGCCTTTCCTGCAGAGTAGAGGGCCTCAGTCACTTCCTCCgagtggggtggggggtctcGCCAGCACCACGTACCACCCCCAGTGCTGTCCCTGGCCCCAGGGTTTGGTGAGCCTGAGGAAGGGGCTGGCAAGGCCAGTCACAGGTGTTCATGGTGGCAGACAGTGGCAGCATCCAGCTGTCCAACAGCGTGTAGATGTGACACTCGTGGAGGAAACGCGAGAGGAGCAAAGCACCGATATACATGGGCCTGCTCGGGCCTCGCCTGCTCAAGGCAGAGGTCCCCTGTGGCCCCTGAGCTCTAGCCAAGGGCGACACCAAGGCCATGTGCTGTGGACGGGGCTGCCATACGAAGTTCCAGCAGACACACCCAACGATGGAGGCAGACCTGCAgcggccagggctggggaggacagTGTACACTGGGCTCCTTTCCAGGGCGGAGTGTTCTACACCATGGGGAGTTTGTGTGACTGTGTGAACACACTGGCTTCCATCTCAGTGGAATCCTTACTACCCATAGCAGGCAGGGCCACACGAAAAGGTCAGGCTGAGTCGCAGCCACTTCTTCCAGAAGGCAGCATGCCCTGTACTCCTGTGCAGGATGCAAGAAAGCTCAGGAGGAACCTGATCCACCTGTGGGGTGACTCCTGAGTCACAGCCCTTTAGGAGCAGAAAGCAGACTAGAACACTCACAGATAAGGCACAGCTCTTGACCAGGTGTGAGTGACTACCACCCTGGCACACGTGGGCCAGCAGCCGCAAGCAGCAGCTTCCCCCACAGAAAGTCCCCCTGCGTCTGCTTAGGGTCCTCTGCAGCCCAGTAAGGTGGCTGAGAACGGTGGGAGTGGGGCCAACTTGCCTAGCATTTGGGACTGCCCAGGATGGGCTGCAGGTCAAATGGCACCAACCAATGTCACTTTGCCCTGGGCTCCTGTACACACCAGGGAGCTAGGAAGGGCCAGTTTCAGAGAGCCACAAGGCTATCAGGCCTGTCTTCTCAGGCAAGCCTGACAGCTGTCCCACCGCAGGCTGCCTTACAAAGGCTTCCTGGGCAGCCTCATGGTTGTGTGTGTCCTGGCCCACTTGCTTCTGGACTGGATATGGCTCACACCCTAGGCTATTCCTTAGGCAGCAGGCAATAGCTCCTTTGGGGCCCTAAGGCAATGTCTGCGAGCTGCTCCATTGAGGTTCCTCTTGCCCAAAGCTCAGGCTTGAAGACTCCCCTACCATCACCTCCTCTGCCTCCAGGCAGGGCCCCTCTCACCACAGGGAAGCCAGTCTTCAGAAGGGAAATGGCTCTGGAGCTCAAGGCAAGGAAAGAATCAGACCATCAGTGAACTTTCAACAAGGTGACAGGATGTGCCCTTAAACCTTCTGTGTTCATCTGCACACCTCTCTCAGTTGCACCTGACAGACAAAGGAAGTCAGAGGCAGGCAACAGCCAAGAAATGAAGCCA from Marmota flaviventris isolate mMarFla1 chromosome 18, mMarFla1.hap1, whole genome shotgun sequence includes:
- the Rnf166 gene encoding E3 ubiquitin-protein ligase RNF166 isoform X1, coding for MAMFRSLVASAQQRQPPAGPAGGDSGLEAQFSCPICLEVYHRPVAIGGCGHTFCGECLQPCLQVPSPLCPLCRLPFDPKKVDKAAHVEKQLSSYKAPCRGCHKKVTLAKMRVHVSSCLKVQEQMANCPKFVPVVPTSQPIPSCSLSSCSTSNIPNRSTFTCPYCGARNLDQQELVKHCVESHRSDPHRVWRSSSLWEALATHWPLCSRCAPSAPPCPGATPATRAPTSSSTCCTGTSFPMTPSWTTASMKKLPSRPPWLCPSLRTEGAASHLPLAWGPGRPPSSRNRAVALLPRHLPRSTPHRAKWDLLHEEGSSKSL
- the Rnf166 gene encoding E3 ubiquitin-protein ligase RNF166 isoform X3, whose product is MAMFRSLVASAQQRQPPAGPAGGDSGLEAQFSCPICLEVYHRPVAIGGCGHTFCGECLQPCLQVPSPLCPLCRLPFDPKKVDKAAHVEKQLSSYKAPCRGCHKKVTLAKMRVHVSSCLKVQEQMANCPKFVPVVPTSQPIPSCSLSSCSTSNIPNRSTFTCPYCGARNLDQQELVKHCVESHRSDPHRVVCPICSAMPWGDPSYKSANFLQHLLHRHKFSYDTFVDYSIDEEAAFQAALALSLSEN
- the Rnf166 gene encoding E3 ubiquitin-protein ligase RNF166 isoform X2, translating into MAMFRSLVASAQQRQPPAGPAGGDSGLEAQFSCPICLEVYHRPVAIGGCGHTFCGECLQPCLQVPSPLCPLCRLPFDPKKVDKAAHVEKQLSSYKAPCRGCHKKVTLAKMRVHVSSCLKVQEQMANCPKFVPVVPTSQPIPSNIPNRSTFTCPYCGARNLDQQELVKHCVESHRSDPHRVWRSSSLWEALATHWPLCSRCAPSAPPCPGATPATRAPTSSSTCCTGTSFPMTPSWTTASMKKLPSRPPWLCPSLRTEGAASHLPLAWGPGRPPSSRNRAVALLPRHLPRSTPHRAKWDLLHEEGSSKSL
- the Rnf166 gene encoding E3 ubiquitin-protein ligase RNF166 isoform X4 produces the protein MAMFRSLVASAQQRQPPAGPAGGDSGLEAQFSCPICLEVYHRPVAIGGCGHTFCGECLQPCLQVPSPLCPLCRLPFDPKKVDKAAHVEKQLSSYKAPCRGCHKKVTLAKMRVHVSSCLKVQEQMANCPKFVPVVPTSQPIPSNIPNRSTFTCPYCGARNLDQQELVKHCVESHRSDPHRVVCPICSAMPWGDPSYKSANFLQHLLHRHKFSYDTFVDYSIDEEAAFQAALALSLSEN